A single genomic interval of Microbacterium hydrocarbonoxydans harbors:
- the dnaG gene encoding DNA primase yields MPRIRQADVDEVKARTNIADIVGERVALKSAGVGSLKGLCPFHDEKSPSFHVRPQVGYYHCFGCGESGDVYSFLREMDHVSFTEAVERLAGRIGYSLHYEDGGSAPETSGRSRLYAANTAAAEYFRAQLLTADAEAGRRFLGERGFDAGAAAHFGVGFAPRGWDKMLKALTAQGFTRDELSAAGLVSTGQRGVYDRFRGRLVWPIRDVSGQTIGFGARKLFDDDQGPKYLNTPETPIYKKAQVLYGLDLAKRDISRGDPRRVVVVEGYTDVMACHLAGLTTAIATCGTAFGTDHIKVLRRVMGDDNASGEVVFTFDGDEAGQKAALRAFTEDDRFNAQTFVAVAPDGLDPCDLRLQRGDAAVRSLMETKQPMFEFAIDRRLGGFDLSTVEGRVGALRAAAPIVAEIRDRLLRPGYERVLARRLGMDPTEVHGEVERAARQGGQQSRQETSRHESAAADTAGGVPGVAPVTLASLPRTGDMAVERDALMGALQYGHQIDQTLLTRALSAPFRTPGLDAVREAVASASDRTRAGWVTDAVNSVREPYRSLAGELLMTPFPARNEEGAVASTTDLARRLILRSLEHEKQELLGAVQRVPADSDGGRALRMRLRDIDVERQRFTES; encoded by the coding sequence ATGCCTCGCATCCGCCAGGCCGACGTCGACGAGGTCAAGGCCCGCACGAACATCGCCGACATCGTCGGAGAGCGCGTCGCGCTCAAGTCCGCGGGAGTCGGGTCGCTCAAGGGCCTGTGCCCCTTCCACGACGAGAAGAGTCCGAGCTTCCACGTCCGGCCGCAGGTCGGCTACTACCACTGCTTCGGATGCGGGGAGTCCGGCGACGTCTACTCGTTCCTGCGTGAGATGGACCACGTCAGCTTCACCGAGGCGGTCGAGCGGCTCGCCGGCCGCATCGGCTACTCGCTGCACTACGAAGACGGCGGCTCCGCTCCTGAGACGAGCGGCCGCAGCCGTCTGTATGCGGCGAACACGGCGGCCGCGGAGTACTTCCGCGCACAGCTGCTGACGGCGGATGCCGAGGCAGGGCGGCGCTTCCTCGGCGAACGCGGCTTCGACGCCGGCGCCGCCGCTCACTTCGGGGTCGGCTTCGCTCCGCGCGGCTGGGACAAGATGCTCAAGGCTCTCACCGCGCAGGGCTTCACCCGCGACGAGCTGAGCGCTGCCGGTCTCGTCTCGACCGGTCAACGCGGAGTCTACGACCGGTTCCGCGGCCGGCTGGTGTGGCCGATCCGCGACGTGTCCGGCCAGACGATCGGCTTCGGCGCGCGCAAGCTCTTCGACGACGACCAGGGGCCGAAGTACCTGAACACCCCCGAGACGCCGATCTACAAGAAGGCGCAGGTGCTCTACGGACTCGACCTCGCCAAACGCGACATCTCGCGCGGCGACCCTCGTCGGGTCGTGGTGGTCGAGGGGTACACCGACGTGATGGCCTGCCACCTGGCGGGGCTCACGACCGCGATCGCCACGTGCGGCACGGCGTTCGGGACCGACCACATCAAGGTACTGCGCCGCGTCATGGGCGACGACAACGCCTCAGGCGAGGTCGTCTTCACGTTCGATGGCGATGAGGCCGGTCAGAAGGCCGCGCTGCGGGCGTTCACCGAGGACGACCGCTTCAATGCGCAGACCTTCGTGGCGGTCGCCCCTGACGGCCTCGACCCGTGCGACCTCCGGCTGCAGCGCGGCGATGCGGCGGTGCGTTCGCTCATGGAGACGAAGCAGCCGATGTTCGAGTTCGCCATCGACCGCCGACTCGGAGGCTTCGACCTGTCGACGGTCGAAGGACGCGTGGGGGCGTTGCGCGCCGCCGCGCCGATCGTGGCGGAGATCCGCGACAGACTGCTGCGGCCCGGCTACGAGCGGGTGCTCGCGCGGCGACTCGGCATGGATCCGACCGAGGTGCACGGCGAGGTCGAGCGTGCCGCCCGTCAGGGCGGTCAGCAGTCGCGCCAGGAGACGAGTCGGCACGAGTCCGCCGCGGCCGACACCGCCGGCGGCGTACCGGGGGTCGCTCCCGTGACGCTGGCGAGCCTGCCACGTACGGGCGATATGGCCGTCGAGCGCGACGCGCTGATGGGTGCCCTGCAGTACGGGCATCAGATCGATCAGACGTTGCTGACCCGGGCGCTCAGCGCTCCTTTCCGCACCCCGGGTCTGGATGCCGTGCGCGAGGCCGTGGCATCCGCATCCGATCGCACCAGGGCCGGGTGGGTCACGGATGCCGTGAACTCGGTCCGCGAGCCTTACCGCTCGCTCGCCGGCGAGCTGCTGATGACGCCCTTCCCGGCGCGCAACGAGGAGGGGGCGGTCGCCTCCACCACCGACCTCGCCCGCCGACTGATCCTGCGCAGCCTCGAGCACGAGAAGCAGGAGCTCCTGGGCGCGGTCCAGCGAGTGCCGGCCGACTCCGACGGCGGACGCGCACTCCGGATGCGTCTGCGCGACATCGATGTGGAGCGTCAGCGGTTCACCGAGTCGTAA
- a CDS encoding ATP-binding cassette domain-containing protein produces MFSRPESTNAIDSSDLVIDRIGHSGPTRAIDGVSFTLAPGGLICVAGPTGSGKSTLVAALAGSTDPSVRVVGGTAQVCGVDIRRPGRKHRLLTYRTGFVPQGAGADLPPQLTVNEVIAEPILIREKRVNTKALSIRVATLLDELHLPLGTAAKFPYELSAGMRQRVAIARSFVLEPRVLIADEILANLDLEVRPVVFDAITRRRKEQGMGALLVTNDADFIRELNAETLMLRGGHVVARGVGKDLLWVPNAEADSQH; encoded by the coding sequence ATGTTCTCCCGGCCCGAATCGACCAACGCGATCGACAGCTCCGACCTGGTCATCGACCGGATCGGGCACAGCGGACCGACCCGCGCCATCGACGGCGTGAGCTTCACCCTCGCGCCCGGTGGGCTGATCTGCGTCGCCGGTCCTACGGGGTCGGGCAAGTCCACGCTGGTCGCCGCCCTCGCAGGATCCACCGATCCGTCGGTGCGCGTGGTGGGCGGCACCGCACAGGTCTGCGGTGTCGACATCCGGCGGCCAGGACGCAAGCACCGCCTGCTGACCTATCGCACCGGCTTCGTCCCCCAGGGAGCGGGCGCCGATCTGCCGCCCCAGCTCACCGTGAACGAGGTCATCGCGGAGCCCATCCTCATCCGCGAGAAGCGGGTCAACACGAAGGCCCTCTCGATCAGGGTCGCGACCCTTCTCGACGAGCTGCACCTGCCGCTGGGCACGGCCGCCAAGTTCCCGTACGAGCTGAGCGCGGGGATGCGACAGCGGGTGGCGATCGCCCGGTCGTTCGTGCTCGAACCTCGCGTCCTCATCGCCGACGAGATCCTCGCCAACCTCGATCTCGAGGTCAGGCCCGTCGTCTTCGACGCCATCACCCGCCGCCGCAAGGAGCAGGGGATGGGGGCGCTGCTGGTGACGAACGACGCCGACTTCATCCGCGAGCTGAACGCCGAGACGCTCATGCTGCGGGGCGGCCATGTGGTGGCGCGCGGGGTCGGCAAGGACCTGCTCTGGGTGCCGAACGCAGAGGCCGATTCACAGCACTGA
- the def gene encoding peptide deformylase: MAVLPIRIMGDPVLHSPASLVEDISDDIRTLVSDMFETMDTAPGVGLAAPQVGVPLRIYTYAYVDDDDQPWRGVIINPELWMVPLEPGEPDDDLESEGCLSFPGERFPLRRSERVRVAGIDLEGKPVEIAVDGWRARIMQHEFDHLDGILYIDRLSDRDWKTVQKIAKKRGWGKPGASWLPGVDDLEG; this comes from the coding sequence GTGGCTGTTCTTCCTATTCGCATCATGGGCGACCCCGTCCTGCACTCCCCCGCTTCCCTCGTCGAGGACATCTCCGACGACATCCGCACCCTCGTCTCCGACATGTTCGAGACCATGGACACCGCGCCGGGGGTGGGGCTCGCCGCACCACAGGTCGGTGTCCCGCTGCGCATCTACACCTACGCGTATGTCGACGACGACGACCAGCCGTGGCGAGGCGTGATCATCAACCCCGAGCTCTGGATGGTGCCGCTGGAGCCGGGCGAGCCCGACGACGACCTCGAGTCCGAGGGGTGCCTCTCGTTCCCGGGCGAGCGGTTCCCGCTGCGCCGCTCGGAGCGCGTCCGGGTGGCCGGGATCGATCTCGAGGGGAAGCCCGTCGAGATCGCGGTCGACGGCTGGCGCGCGCGGATCATGCAGCACGAGTTCGACCACCTCGACGGCATCCTCTACATCGACCGGCTGTCGGACCGCGACTGGAAGACCGTGCAGAAGATCGCGAAGAAGCGCGGCTGGGGCAAGCCCGGTGCGAGCTGGCTGCCCGGGGTCGACGACCTCGAGGGCTGA
- a CDS encoding DMT family transporter, with translation MTGAEDVTDQLVGAFQNPGLLLGIPLALAGAVFMSLGAQYQHRGVEKMERLSGADGASGLSMAQVRGLLTRPSWLIGTLMLALAVVCQLAALTVAPLIVVQPLGAIALVMTTLLNARISGHSPTKQSITAIVCCVGGIFLFVFFAAIFATEKDVTDTELFTILAVLLVVIIILGACWLILRHRMRALFYVVGAGILYGFVATLAKVVIKRVQAGNFEWITIVCVLALVAAAAVGAYFVQTAYSSGPPDLVIAGLTVVDPLIAVLIGMVVLGEAAAAPPWVLVIFGIAGAIAVWGVIGLARYHPQVLSDSQDLGIVRGSDGERKAPEA, from the coding sequence ATGACTGGGGCGGAAGACGTCACCGACCAGCTGGTAGGCGCGTTCCAGAACCCGGGACTGCTCCTCGGCATCCCCCTCGCCCTGGCCGGCGCCGTCTTCATGTCGCTCGGTGCGCAGTATCAGCACCGCGGCGTCGAGAAGATGGAGCGACTGAGCGGTGCAGACGGAGCGTCCGGACTCTCGATGGCACAGGTCAGAGGGCTGCTCACTCGCCCCTCGTGGCTGATCGGCACCCTGATGCTCGCGCTCGCGGTCGTCTGCCAGCTCGCCGCGCTCACTGTCGCGCCGCTGATCGTGGTCCAGCCTCTCGGCGCGATCGCCCTGGTCATGACGACTCTCCTCAATGCGCGCATCTCGGGACACTCCCCGACGAAGCAGTCGATCACGGCGATCGTCTGTTGCGTGGGCGGCATCTTCCTCTTCGTGTTCTTCGCGGCGATCTTCGCGACGGAGAAGGACGTGACCGATACCGAGCTCTTCACGATCCTCGCGGTCCTGCTGGTCGTGATCATCATCTTGGGCGCCTGCTGGCTGATCCTCCGCCACCGCATGCGTGCGCTGTTCTACGTCGTCGGGGCAGGCATCCTCTACGGCTTCGTCGCCACGCTCGCGAAGGTCGTCATCAAGCGCGTGCAGGCGGGCAACTTCGAGTGGATCACGATCGTCTGCGTCCTCGCCCTCGTCGCAGCGGCCGCGGTCGGGGCCTACTTCGTGCAGACGGCCTACAGCTCAGGTCCCCCCGACCTCGTGATCGCTGGACTGACGGTGGTGGATCCGCTGATCGCCGTGCTGATCGGCATGGTCGTGCTCGGCGAGGCCGCCGCTGCCCCGCCGTGGGTGCTCGTGATCTTCGGCATCGCCGGAGCGATCGCCGTCTGGGGCGTGATCGGTCTCGCGCGCTACCACCCGCAGGTGCTCAGCGACAGCCAGGACCTCGGCATCGTGCGGGGCAGCGACGGCGAGCGCAAGGCCCCCGAAGCCTGA
- the pgl gene encoding 6-phosphogluconolactonase, giving the protein MSSQTASAEKRVVVEATPEKLALRVADRFLTRLRARTRNGRIAHVALTGGSMGGAVLRATREHPRSADIDWSLVHFWWGDERFVARDDADRNALQSRAALLDHIPVPDENIHEVAAAGEGVTLDEAATAYAAELARFGSDEHPWPSFAVCFLGVGPDGHIASLFPDRPEVTVTDAAALAVRDSPKPPPERVTLTRPVLNASKRVWLVLTGADKASALGLALAGASYANVPAAGAKGRKRTVFFVDEAAASEVSPDLIDPAY; this is encoded by the coding sequence ATGTCGTCGCAGACAGCGTCCGCAGAGAAGCGGGTCGTGGTCGAAGCCACTCCCGAGAAGCTCGCACTGCGAGTGGCCGACAGATTCCTCACACGCCTCCGTGCGCGTACGCGCAACGGCCGCATCGCCCATGTCGCCCTGACCGGCGGCTCGATGGGCGGCGCGGTGCTGCGTGCGACGCGCGAGCACCCGCGCTCGGCAGACATCGACTGGTCGCTCGTCCACTTCTGGTGGGGTGACGAGCGGTTCGTCGCCCGCGACGATGCGGATCGCAACGCCCTGCAGTCCCGTGCTGCGCTGCTCGACCACATCCCGGTGCCGGATGAGAACATCCACGAGGTGGCGGCGGCGGGCGAAGGGGTGACCCTCGACGAGGCGGCCACCGCGTACGCCGCAGAGCTCGCGCGGTTCGGCAGCGACGAGCATCCGTGGCCGTCCTTCGCCGTGTGCTTCCTCGGCGTGGGCCCGGACGGGCACATCGCCTCGCTCTTCCCCGATCGCCCGGAGGTCACGGTCACGGATGCGGCAGCTCTCGCGGTGCGGGACTCCCCCAAACCGCCTCCGGAGCGCGTGACGCTCACGCGTCCGGTGCTCAACGCGTCCAAGCGGGTCTGGCTCGTGCTCACCGGTGCGGACAAGGCTTCTGCGCTCGGACTCGCCCTCGCGGGCGCGAGCTACGCCAACGTCCCCGCTGCGGGCGCGAAGGGGCGCAAGCGCACCGTGTTCTTCGTCGACGAGGCAGCTGCCTCGGAGGTCTCACCGGATCTCATCGATCCGGCGTACTGA
- a CDS encoding glucose-6-phosphate dehydrogenase assembly protein OpcA translates to MIIDLPDTTVSQVAKQLVKVREEGGAVALGRVLTLIISARNGVAEAAIDAANDASREHPMRVIVLTTGDGDARLDAQIRVGGDAGASEVVVLRAYGDAASNEESLVTGLLLPDAPVVAWWPEEAPASPAHSPLGKIAQRRITDAATAPDVRDRLARLGETHAPGDTDLAWTRLTHWREQLAAVLDQPPFEEVTAVEVRGGSASPSTALLAAWLQMALDIPVKWSYENPEHWQEGIKSVRLHRASGDILLERPTPGVAVLTQPDQPDHDLHLPRRTLRECLAEELRRLDPDVLYGRVITEGWEKLGPPETGE, encoded by the coding sequence ATGATCATCGACCTTCCCGACACGACCGTCAGCCAGGTCGCGAAGCAGCTCGTCAAGGTGCGCGAGGAGGGTGGCGCCGTGGCCCTCGGTCGCGTGCTCACCCTCATCATCTCGGCCCGCAACGGTGTGGCCGAAGCCGCGATCGACGCCGCAAACGATGCCTCCCGCGAGCACCCGATGCGTGTCATCGTGCTCACCACCGGCGACGGAGACGCCCGCCTCGACGCGCAGATCCGTGTCGGTGGTGACGCCGGCGCGAGTGAGGTCGTCGTCCTGCGGGCGTACGGCGATGCCGCGAGCAACGAGGAGAGCCTGGTCACCGGCCTCCTGCTGCCCGACGCTCCTGTGGTGGCCTGGTGGCCGGAGGAGGCACCCGCCTCACCCGCTCACTCCCCGCTGGGCAAGATCGCCCAGCGTCGCATCACGGATGCGGCCACAGCACCCGACGTGCGCGATCGCCTCGCACGGCTCGGCGAGACGCATGCTCCTGGCGACACGGACCTCGCCTGGACGCGTCTCACGCACTGGCGCGAGCAGCTCGCCGCCGTGCTCGATCAGCCTCCGTTCGAAGAGGTCACCGCTGTCGAGGTGCGCGGCGGCTCCGCCTCGCCGTCCACCGCGCTCCTGGCGGCCTGGCTCCAGATGGCGCTCGACATCCCGGTGAAGTGGTCGTACGAGAACCCCGAGCACTGGCAGGAGGGCATCAAATCCGTGCGCCTGCACCGCGCGTCGGGCGACATCCTGCTCGAGCGTCCGACGCCCGGCGTCGCCGTCCTCACCCAGCCGGATCAGCCCGACCACGACCTGCACCTCCCGCGCCGCACCCTCCGCGAGTGCCTCGCCGAGGAGCTGCGTCGCCTCGACCCCGACGTCCTGTACGGTCGAGTGATCACCGAGGGCTGGGAGAAGCTGGGTCCGCCCGAGACAGGAGAATGA
- the zwf gene encoding glucose-6-phosphate dehydrogenase translates to MSVPISRGHNPLRDPDDRRLNRIAGPSALVIFGVTGDLSRKKLMPAVYDLANRGLLPPGFALVGFARRDWEDQDFAQVVYDAVKQHARTPFREETWAQLLQGIRFVSGEFDNPDSFRKLRETVDQLDVERGTMGNHAFYLSIPPKDFPLVAKQLKDSGLVGADDDDDERWRRVVIEKPFGHDLESARELNAALEVAFSADSIFRIDHYLGKETVQNILALRFANELYEPIWNRNYVDHVQITMAEDIGVGGRAGYYDGVGAARDVIQNHLLQLLALTAMEEPISLSAEHLRAEKEKVLAAVHVPEDLSLATARGQYAGGWQGGEQVTGFLDEDGMNPQSSTETYAAIKLEIDTRRWSGVPFYLRTGKRLGRRVTEVAVVFKKAPEHLFGRANTAELGQNALVIRVQPDEGVTIRFGSKVPGNGTNVRDVTMDFGYGHAFTEASPEAYERLILDVLLGDPPLFPRHEEVELSWKILDPVEKYWAAEGGPVDQYAPGSWGPASADDLLARDGRVWRRP, encoded by the coding sequence ATGTCTGTTCCCATCTCGCGCGGGCACAACCCGCTGCGTGACCCTGATGACCGTCGTCTCAACCGGATCGCGGGGCCCAGTGCCCTCGTGATCTTCGGAGTGACCGGTGACCTGTCACGCAAGAAGCTCATGCCCGCGGTCTACGACCTCGCCAACCGCGGGCTCCTGCCTCCTGGGTTCGCCCTGGTCGGCTTCGCCCGCCGCGACTGGGAGGACCAGGACTTCGCCCAGGTCGTCTACGACGCGGTGAAGCAGCACGCTCGCACGCCCTTCCGCGAGGAGACGTGGGCGCAGCTGCTGCAGGGCATCCGATTCGTCTCGGGTGAGTTCGACAACCCCGACTCGTTCCGCAAGCTCCGCGAGACGGTGGACCAGCTCGATGTGGAACGCGGCACCATGGGCAACCACGCGTTCTACCTTTCGATCCCGCCGAAGGACTTCCCGCTCGTCGCCAAGCAGCTGAAGGACTCCGGTCTCGTCGGCGCGGATGACGATGACGACGAGCGCTGGCGCCGCGTCGTGATCGAGAAGCCGTTCGGTCACGACCTCGAGTCGGCCAGGGAGCTGAACGCCGCGCTCGAGGTGGCCTTCTCGGCCGACTCGATCTTCCGCATCGACCACTACCTCGGCAAGGAGACGGTCCAGAACATCCTGGCGCTGCGCTTCGCGAACGAGCTCTACGAGCCGATCTGGAACCGCAACTACGTCGATCACGTGCAGATCACCATGGCCGAGGACATCGGAGTGGGCGGCCGCGCCGGCTACTACGACGGTGTCGGCGCCGCGCGCGACGTCATCCAGAACCACCTCCTCCAGCTGCTGGCGCTGACCGCGATGGAAGAGCCGATCAGCCTCTCCGCCGAGCACCTGCGCGCCGAGAAGGAGAAGGTGCTGGCCGCCGTGCACGTGCCGGAGGACCTCTCGCTCGCCACCGCTCGCGGACAGTACGCCGGCGGATGGCAGGGCGGGGAGCAGGTCACCGGCTTCCTCGACGAGGACGGCATGAACCCGCAGTCCTCGACCGAGACGTACGCGGCGATCAAGCTCGAGATCGACACCCGTCGCTGGTCGGGCGTGCCGTTCTACCTCCGTACCGGAAAGCGGCTCGGCCGTCGCGTGACCGAGGTCGCCGTGGTCTTCAAGAAGGCCCCCGAGCACCTCTTCGGTCGCGCGAACACCGCGGAGCTCGGCCAGAACGCACTCGTGATCCGCGTGCAGCCCGACGAGGGCGTGACGATCCGCTTCGGCTCGAAGGTCCCTGGCAACGGCACCAACGTCCGCGACGTCACGATGGACTTCGGCTACGGACACGCCTTCACCGAGGCGAGCCCCGAGGCATACGAGCGCCTGATCCTCGACGTCCTCCTGGGCGACCCGCCGCTGTTCCCGCGGCACGAGGAGGTCGAGCTGTCCTGGAAGATCCTCGACCCGGTGGAGAAGTACTGGGCTGCCGAAGGCGGCCCGGTCGATCAGTACGCACCCGGCTCATGGGGTCCGGCCTCCGCCGACGACCTCCTTGCCCGCGATGGACGAGTCTGGAGACGCCCATGA
- a CDS encoding glucose-6-phosphate isomerase, protein MTFAIHASGAARVAIDETVPALVRDLVASRITGGDAGLWGAAAESEASIRLGWVEAVSISRPLVAEIEALRSDLVAKGVTRVVLAGMGGSSLAPEVIAQTAGMPLTILDSTAPGQVLAALDEGLQETVLVVSSKSGSTVETDSQRRTFEAAFRDVGIDPVERIVVVTDPGSPLDVSAREAGYRVFTADPNVGGRYSALTAFGLVPSGLAGVDIDELLDEAEASLLEVAIDSADNPALRLAAAISATAPRRDKLGLVTDGTHINGLPDWIEQLIAESTGKEGTGILPVVLLPVSPELDSRPDDLQVVRLVDDANEFHLRERHEGEILVSGSLGAQFIVWEYATAIAGHLLGINPFDQPDVESAKVAARGLLDDRPAPTAPAFVESGVEVRVSDPALAVSGTVEGVLDALWAQLPADGYVSIQAYVNRLDVPQLQGLRELVAADSGRPTTFGWGPRFLHSTGQYHKGGPAQGVFLQILESTEVDLEIPERPFTFGQLIQAQAAGDAGVLAEHGRPVVSLTITDSSADVLTLFEAAQK, encoded by the coding sequence ATGACATTCGCCATCCACGCCTCTGGCGCGGCTCGGGTCGCGATAGACGAGACGGTCCCCGCTCTCGTCCGCGACCTCGTCGCCTCTCGGATCACCGGCGGCGACGCCGGTCTGTGGGGCGCGGCCGCCGAGTCCGAGGCATCGATCAGGCTCGGCTGGGTCGAAGCCGTCTCGATCTCCCGACCGCTCGTCGCCGAGATCGAGGCCCTGCGCTCGGATCTGGTCGCGAAGGGCGTCACGCGCGTCGTGCTCGCCGGCATGGGCGGCTCGTCCCTCGCGCCCGAGGTCATCGCCCAGACCGCCGGTATGCCGCTCACCATCCTCGACTCGACAGCACCGGGCCAGGTGCTCGCCGCGCTCGACGAGGGCCTCCAGGAGACCGTGCTGGTCGTCTCCTCGAAGTCCGGATCGACGGTGGAGACCGACTCGCAGCGGCGCACGTTCGAAGCGGCCTTCCGCGACGTGGGCATCGACCCCGTCGAGCGGATCGTCGTGGTGACCGACCCCGGTTCTCCGCTCGACGTGTCGGCCCGTGAGGCGGGATACCGCGTCTTCACCGCGGACCCGAACGTCGGCGGCCGCTACTCCGCCCTCACCGCCTTCGGCCTGGTCCCGTCCGGCCTCGCCGGTGTCGACATCGACGAGCTGCTCGACGAGGCGGAGGCGTCTCTGCTGGAGGTCGCGATCGATTCGGCCGACAACCCCGCGCTGCGTCTCGCCGCCGCGATCTCGGCCACGGCCCCTCGGCGCGACAAGCTCGGACTGGTCACCGACGGCACTCACATCAACGGCCTGCCCGACTGGATCGAGCAGCTGATCGCGGAGTCCACCGGCAAGGAAGGCACCGGCATCCTCCCGGTCGTCCTGCTGCCCGTCTCCCCCGAACTCGACTCGCGACCCGACGACCTGCAGGTCGTGCGGCTGGTCGACGATGCCAACGAGTTCCACCTGCGCGAACGTCACGAGGGCGAGATCCTCGTCAGCGGTTCGCTGGGCGCGCAGTTCATCGTCTGGGAGTACGCGACGGCGATCGCCGGTCATCTGCTGGGGATCAACCCCTTCGACCAGCCCGACGTCGAATCGGCCAAGGTCGCCGCACGCGGCCTGCTCGACGACCGCCCGGCTCCGACCGCTCCCGCGTTCGTGGAGAGTGGCGTCGAGGTCCGTGTCTCAGACCCGGCCCTCGCGGTCTCGGGAACGGTCGAGGGCGTGCTGGATGCTCTCTGGGCTCAGCTCCCCGCCGACGGCTACGTCTCGATCCAGGCATACGTGAACCGTCTCGATGTCCCGCAGCTCCAGGGCCTCCGTGAGCTCGTCGCCGCCGATTCCGGTCGTCCGACGACCTTCGGCTGGGGACCCCGCTTCCTGCACTCCACGGGTCAGTACCACAAGGGCGGTCCTGCGCAGGGTGTGTTCCTGCAGATCCTGGAGAGCACAGAGGTCGACCTCGAGATCCCTGAGCGTCCGTTCACGTTCGGACAGCTGATCCAGGCCCAGGCCGCCGGCGACGCCGGTGTCCTCGCCGAGCACGGCCGTCCGGTCGTCTCCCTGACGATCACCGATTCGTCGGCCGACGTCCTCACCCTCTTCGAAGCCGCACAGAAGTAA
- the tal gene encoding transaldolase, with translation MSTPTADLAAAGVSIWLDDLSRTRISSGNLAELIETRNVVGVTTNPTIFANAITDKNNTSYDAQVTELAASGATAEEAVFAATTQDVAAALDVFRPVWEASGHVDGRVSIEVSPDLAHDTEGTVAQAKQLWAKVDRPNLLVKIPATKAGLPAITEAIASGISVNVTLIFSLERYAEVIDAYLTGLERAHSADFDLSSIHSVASFFVSRVDTETDKRLSAIGTPEADALKSKAGLANARLAYELFEQKFAEKRAQDLIALGANAQRPLWASTGVKDPALPDTLYVTELVAKDVVNTMPEKTLEATFDHGVVTGDTITGGYEDARAVFAGLADLGIDFTDVTQVLEDEGVAKFIDSWHDLLTQVAAGLEAQR, from the coding sequence ATGAGCACCCCCACCGCAGACCTCGCAGCAGCCGGTGTCAGCATCTGGCTCGACGACCTGTCGCGCACCCGCATCTCCTCCGGCAACCTGGCCGAGCTGATCGAGACCCGCAACGTCGTGGGCGTCACCACGAACCCGACGATCTTCGCGAACGCGATCACCGACAAGAACAACACGTCGTACGACGCCCAGGTCACCGAGCTCGCCGCTTCCGGCGCCACGGCCGAGGAGGCTGTCTTCGCCGCGACGACGCAGGACGTCGCCGCAGCACTCGACGTCTTCCGTCCGGTCTGGGAGGCATCCGGTCACGTCGACGGACGCGTCTCGATCGAGGTCTCCCCCGACCTCGCGCACGACACCGAGGGCACGGTCGCTCAGGCCAAGCAGCTGTGGGCCAAGGTCGATCGCCCCAACCTTCTCGTGAAGATCCCGGCGACCAAGGCCGGACTTCCCGCCATCACCGAGGCGATCGCGTCGGGCATCAGCGTCAACGTGACGCTGATCTTCAGCCTGGAGCGCTACGCCGAGGTCATCGACGCCTACCTGACCGGACTCGAGCGGGCGCACAGCGCCGACTTCGACCTGTCGAGCATCCACTCGGTCGCCTCGTTCTTCGTGTCGCGGGTCGACACCGAGACCGACAAGCGCCTCTCCGCGATCGGCACCCCCGAGGCAGACGCGCTCAAGAGCAAGGCCGGACTCGCCAACGCGCGTCTCGCCTACGAGCTCTTCGAGCAGAAGTTCGCCGAGAAGCGCGCGCAGGACCTCATCGCGCTCGGCGCGAATGCACAGCGTCCGCTGTGGGCGTCCACCGGCGTCAAGGACCCTGCACTGCCTGACACCCTGTACGTGACGGAGCTCGTCGCCAAGGACGTCGTCAACACGATGCCCGAGAAGACCCTCGAGGCGACGTTCGACCACGGCGTCGTCACCGGAGACACCATCACGGGTGGCTACGAGGACGCCCGCGCGGTGTTCGCCGGCCTCGCCGATCTGGGCATCGACTTCACCGACGTCACCCAGGTGCTCGAGGACGAGGGCGTCGCCAAGTTCATCGACTCGTGGCACGATCTGCTGACGCAGGTGGCAGCGGGCCTCGAGGCGCAGCGATGA